The Pygocentrus nattereri isolate fPygNat1 chromosome 1, fPygNat1.pri, whole genome shotgun sequence genome window below encodes:
- the LOC108438303 gene encoding GTPase IMAP family member 8-like, giving the protein MPSWSGLTHFSWRRILYALYPFSSCFRSTGSTDEPQEISDLRIVLLGKNSSEISRAGNSILNRDAFDAEAPPPSIEQHSERARGNVEGRYITLINTPHLFDPDLSVYQITVRIKECMSLCSPGPHGVVLVLQPDDFTEKDNIRMDHILSSLSEEAHKYTLVLTTQNKDTGASAGPVQENIIQKVITKYRNRHLELSNCCHASFVEMIERIVEENRGSLNCQEFEEAPIFLEPKRSERKTEVEHYYHREGLRQEEAELQEYDLTELEEHEETTQLHSNGYDQTEQLWFEDDLPKQKKSRTLLSKHFSASKPRLNIVLLGSEHKAKTSISKLLLGKKFSTPHQRVKQKSSSLCVKKEREVCGCLVTLVEMPALYNTQFSEEEVMQKAFHCVSVCDPGVHAFLIVISEDRLTDEDKGEIEMIQRIFSSRLNKNTIVLISQQPQSKELDDDVKTVIKAFGGQFKFVDSETDATQLIKCLKVLHKESRGSLYTMDMYVEAQVETQLKYKREIENLRHKISDFTLTRSSQVQGSLKSPETLRIVLLGKTGVGKSATGNTILGKADIFKEDVGGSVTAVCQKESADINGRQITVIDTPGLFATNVPNVEVNKEITKCISMAAPGPHVFLLVLSIVQHFREEMQDTVNMIKDTFGEKYKMYTIVVFSKGDFLKGNTIEQYIEKCGPTMKRFLLDCGNRYHVLNNSNKSSSTQVIDLLEKIDSMVAVNRGSCYTNDMFQQVEKEIRTYELQLKNKMTERKRLQEEDINRRREEDEKKMQECMAEIHREREENRQRWEKQKEEHQRQRDQEEEERRKKEEEWKKKQKEELENFLKERENIENKVREELVKLQLEYIQKAAEEEKRQNELEEKIQHAEESEKKELQQLQLTQQIEWIKRIEEEEKRREKQLKHWEEAIASMDEAWYLHQARKQKHYQWEKQKEKEERDLKEKKRKEKEEQERKRIENEATEKIRQMKEQLEAQREKGRKENDEQLRKEKEEQFLMQMETFRKEREEVETKWNEIESRNLELIIEIHAKEIEYLKTQTEQMARRQAEEKFHAKLDEKVKEARDKGFADSCAEIEAERGLHQFVNFVCRTNKDKVVKNE; this is encoded by the exons TTTCTGATCTGAGGATTGTTCTGCTGGGCAAGAACAGCTCAGAGATCAGCAGAGCAGGAAACTCCATCCTGAACAGAGATGCATTTGATGCTgaagctcctcctccttcaaTAGAGCAGCACAGTGAGAGAGCCAGAGGAAATGTGGAGGGAAGATACATCACCCTCATCAACACTCCTCACCTATTTGATCCTGACCTGTCTGTGTATCAGATCACAGTGCGGATTAAAGAATGCATGTCTCTATGTTCTCCTGGACCTcatggtgttgtgctggttctACAGCCAGATGACTTCACTGAGAAAGACAACATCCGAATGGATCACATCCTCAGCTCTCTGTCTGAGGAGGCCCATAAATACACCCTGGTGCTGACCACACAGAACAAAGACACTGGAGCCAGTGCAGGTCCAGTTCAGGAGAACATCATACAGAAAGTCATCACAAAATACAGGAACAGACATTTAGAGCTGAGTAATTGTTGTCATGCTTCTTTTGTTGAAATGATAGAAAGGATAGTtgaagagaacagagggagcCTTAACTGTCAGGAGTTTGAGGAGGCTCCAATTTTTTTGGAACCGAAAAGGTCTGAGCGAAAAACAGAAGTGGAACACTATTATCATAGAGAAGGCTTAAGGCAAGAAGAAGCAGAACTACAAGAGTATGACTTAACAGAACTGGAAGAACATGAGGAGACAACACAACTGCATTCAAATGGATATGATCAAACAGAACAGCTATGGTTTGAAGATGATCTGCCTAAGCAGAAGAAAAGTAGAACTCTTTTGTCTAAACATTTTAGTG caTCTAAACCAAGATTGAACATAGTTCTACTTGGGAGTGAACACAAAGCAAAGACTTCAATATCTAAACTTCTACTTGGTAAAAAGTTCTCAACACCTCACCAGAGGGTGAAACAGAAGTCtagctctctgtgtgtgaagaaggagagagaagtgTGTGGATGTCTGGTCACTCTGGTGGAGATGCCAGCTCTCTACAATACTCAGTTCTCAGAGGAGGAAGTGATGCAGAAGGCTTtccactgtgtctctgtctgtgatCCTGGAGTTCATGCCTTTCTCATAGTCATTTCTGAAGATCGCCTCACTGATGAAGACAAGGGAGAAATAGAGATGATCCAGAGAAtcttcagctcaagactcaacAAGAACACTATAGTGCTGATCAGCCAGCAACCTCAGAGCAAAGAACTAGATGATGATGTTAAGACAGTAATAAAGGCTTTTGGTGGACAATTCAAATTTGTTGACAGTGAAACAGATGCAACACAGCTGATTAAATGTTTGAAGGTACTTCATAAAGAGAGCAGAGGGAGTCTGTATACCATGGACATGTATGTAGAGGCCCAGGTTGAAACACAGCTGAAATACAAAAGAGAGATTGAAAATCTACGACATAAAATCAGTGATTTCACACTGACAAGATCAAGTCAAGTGCAAG GTTCATTAAAAAGCCCTGAGACATTGCGGATTGTTCTACTGGGGAAGACCGGAGTTGGGAAGAGTGCAACAGGAAACACCATCTTGGGGAAAGCGGACATATTTAAGGAAGATGTCGGTGGATCAGTTACTGCTGTGTGTCAGAAAGAGTCAGCTGACATAAATGGGAGGCAGATCACTGTGATTGACACTCCAGGGCTGTTTGCTACCAATGTTCCTAATGTGGAGGTCAATAAAGAGATCACTAAGTGCATCTCCATGGCAGCTCCAGGTCCACATGTGTTCTTGCTGGTGCTGAGCATTGTGCAGCACTTCAGAGAAGAAATGCAAGACACAGTGAATATGATCAAGGATACATTTGGTGAGAAATACAAAATGTACACTATAGTGGTCTTCAGTAAAGGAGATTTTTTAAAGGGAAACACAATTGAACAGTACATAGAGAAGTGTGGTCCAACCATGAAGAGATTTCTGCTTGACTGTGGTAACAGATATCATGTGctcaacaacagcaataaaagcAGCTCCACCCAGGTGATTGATCTACTGGAGAAGATCGACTCCATGGTGGCAGTGAATAGAGGGAGCTGCTACACTAATGACATGTTCCAGCaagtagagaaagagatacgAACATACGAACTGCAGTTAAAAAACAAGATGACTGAAAGGAAAAGGTTACAAGAAGAAGACATaaacagaagaagagaggaagatGAGAAGAAGATGCAAGAGTGCATGGCTGAGattcacagagaaagagaagaaaacagacaaCGGTGGgagaaacaaaaagaggaacatcaaagacagagagatcaggaggaggaggaaagaagaaagaaagaagaagaatggaagaaaaaacaaaaagaggaacTAGAGAATTTTcttaaagaaagagaaaacattgAGAACAAAGTAAGAGAAGAACTAGTGAAGTTACAACTGGAGTATATACAGAAggcagcagaggaggagaaaagacaaaatgagCTGGAAGAGAAAATCCAGCATGCGGAGGAAAGTGAAAAGAAGGAGCTACAACAGCTGCAGTTAACTCAGCAGATAGAGTGGATAAAGAGGattgaggaggaggagaagagaagagaaaaacaactGAAACATTGGGAGGAAGCGATTGCATCAATGGACGAAGCCTGGTATTTACACCAGGCTAGAAAGCAAAAGCATTATCAATgggaaaagcaaaaagaaaaggaggaaagagatttaaaagaaaagaaaagaaaagagaaagaagaacaagagaggaaaagaatagaaaatgaGGCAACTGAAAAAATAAGACAGATGAAGGAACAACTAGAGgcacaaagagagaaaggaagaaaagaaaatgatgaGCAActcagaaaggaaaaagaagaacaatTCCTGATGCAGATGGAGACGtttagaaaagagagagaagaggtaGAGACAAAATGGAATGAAATTGAAAGTAGAAACCTTGAATTAATTATAGAAATTCACGCCAAAGAGATTGAGTATCTTAAAACACAGACTGAACAAATGGCAAGAAGACAGGCAGAGGAGAAGTTTCATGCCAAACTTGATGAAAAGGTAAAAGAAGCGAGAGACAAAGGATTTGCAGACAGCTGTGCAGAGATAGAGGCCGAAAGAGGTTTGCATCAATTTGTTAATTTTGTTTGTAGAACAAATAAAGATAAAGtagtgaaaaatgaatga